The Syntrophaceae bacterium genomic interval ACACGGTCCGGTACGTTTTGTAAGTTGATCCTGCCGTTTGGCCCCTTCGGGCCCATCCGGCAGATATGGAGATGGTTGGGCTGGCAGTCGGTTCATACAAAATCTCCTGAGGTCTTGTCAACATTTCCCTGACCGGCATTGAGGCGGAAAGGGAACCCTTCCTGGAAATTCTCTTCGGGAGCGCGGGGTTGGATATAAGGCAAAGTATTCTCGAAACGGCGATGAAGGCGCGGGAGGCAGCTTCTGCCCTCGGACGGGTCCCGGCGGATCGCAAGGACCGCGCGCTTCTGGCCATGGCAGAGGCCTTGCGGGAGCACGAGGCGCTCCTGCTGGAGGCCAATGCCGGAGATGTTGCAAAGGCCCGGGAGCGGGGTTTGTCCAAGGCCATGATCGACCGTCTGACCCTGACCCCGGCGACCATCCGGGGGATGGCCCAAGGGCTGGAGGAAGTGGCGGCGCTGCCGGATCCGGTGGGCCGCATCACCGGCATGTGGCGGCGTCCCAACGGCCTGCTGGTCGGGCGGATGCGGATTCCCTTGGGCGTCATCGGCATCATCTACGAGGCGCGCCCCAACGTGACCGTCGATGCGGCGGCCCTGTGCCTGAAATCGGGCAACGCGGTGATCCTGCGGGGAGGGTCGGAGGCCATCGGCTCCAACCTGGCCATCGCCCGTGTCCTTCAGGAAGTGCTGGAAACGTCGGGTCTGCCGCCGGCGGCGGTTCAGGTCGTCGGCGTCACGGACCGCCAGGCGGTCTATGAGATGCTTCAGCTCGAGGAGTATATCGATCTGATCATCCCCCGGGGAGGAGAGGACCTGATCCGGGCGGTCGTTCGGGACTCGAAGATCCCCGTCATCAAGCACTACAAGGGTGTCTGCCACATCTTCGTCGACGCCGGCGCGGATATCGACGCGGCGGTCCGGATCTGCATGAACGCCAAGACCCAGAGGCCGGGAGTCTGCAATGCCATGGAAACCCTCCTGGTCCATGAGGCAATCGCCGAGGTGTTTCTTCCCGAGGCGGCGCGGGCCTTGCAGGATGCCGGCGTGTCTCTCCGCGGGTGTCCCCGCACCCGGAAGATCCTTCCCATGGTCGGAGAGGCAAGCGAAGATGACTGGCACACCGAGTACCTGGACCTGATCCTGGCCGTGCGTGTCGTGGACGGGATCGACGAGGCGATGGCCCACATCGAGCGATACGGCTCCCTGCACACGGAGGCGATCCTGACGAAGGATTACGCCAACGCCCAGCGCTTTCTCCGGGAGGTTTCCTCCTCGACGGTACTGGTGAATGCCTCGACCCGCTTCAGCGACGGGTTCGAGCTGGGTCTCGGGGCCGAGATCGGCATCAGCACGACGAAACTGCACGCCTTCGGGCCCATGGGGCTTGAGGAGCTGACGACGACGAAATTCATCATCTATGGAGACGGACAGGTGAGGACATGAAGTGGGGACTGTTGGGAGGTACCTTCGATCCGATTCACATGGGCCATCTGCGCTGCGCAGAAGAGATCCTGGAGATGTTCGATCTGAACAGGATCATTTTTGTTCCTGCTTCCCGTCCTCCGCACAAGCTGGAGGCGGAGATCACGTCCTTCTTTCACCGGGAGCAGATGGTCAAGCTCGCCATCGAGGACAATCCTTCCTTTTCCTTCTCCGACATCGAAAACAAGCGGGAAGGGAAATCCTATTCAGTAGAAACCATTGAATATTTCCTGAACCGCTACCTCAAGGACCTGGAACTTTACTTCATTCTCGGCCAGGACGCGTTTCACGCCATTCAGACGTGGCGGGAGTGGGACAAGCTCCTCCTCCTGTGCCACATGGTCGTCATGACGCGGCCCGGCTATGAAAACCGTGGCCTGGCCGGGATCCTTCCGGATGATTTCGCATCCCGGTTTGCCTATGAAGAGGCTCTGGACGGCTACCGGGGGCCGACGGGGCACTTGATCTACTTCCGGGAGGTAACCTTCCTCGATATCGCATCCAGCAATATCCGTCAGCGGGCAAAATCTTCGAAATCCGTCGCCTACCTCGTCCCCGACGGCGTGCGCCGCTACATCGTCAAGAACGAGCTGTACAAATCCAGGACACGATAACCGGGGAAGCACGAACCGGATACCCTTTTCTTTCGGGTCGTTACGTCATCAACAAATCCGTCATGCCGGCGATAGGCCGTCAATCCGGCTTCCCGGAGGGAACGTCTCGAATGGCGGTATGGGAGGAGCTATGGAAAGCGCGAAGAAGACCAGGGAAGAACTGCTGCAGGAAGTGACGGCGCTGCGGAAGAAAGTGCAGAATCTCGAGCGGGACGGCCAGGCCGTCCAGGCCTGGGAAACACGCTACCGGGAGCTGGCGGAGTGCCTGCCGCAGATCGTCTTCGAGCTGGACAAGAAGGGCCGGTTCACCTTCTTCAATCGCCATATCACCACGTTCCTCGGCTATGATCAGGAAGATTTCAGCAAGGGGCTGACCGCCTGGGATGCCGTGATCCCCGAAGACCGGGAGCGAATGAAACGGGAAATCGACCTGGTGCTCAAGGGAAAATCCAAGGCCAAGGGCACCGAGACGGCCCTCGTCAGAAAAGACGGGACCTCCTTTCCCGTTACCCTTTTTGCTTCCCCTATCGTTTCGGCCGGGGGAATCACCGGGCTCCGTGGTGTGGGCGTCGACATCTCCCACCAGAAGAAGGCGGAGATCCAGCTCCGGGAGAGCGAGGAGCGCTATCGCTCCATCGTGGAGCACACCCATGACGGGATCTGTGTCATCGACGAGAACGCCCGGATTGTTTACGGGAACGACGAACTGTCCCGCATGACGGGCTACAGCCGGGAGGAGAACCTCGGAAAGGAATTCATTGATTTTATCGTACCGGAAGACCGCGCCCTCGCCATGGAACGCTATTCCAGGCGCCGGCGCGGAGAGAACGTGGTCAACCAGTACGAGGCAAGGCTCGTCTGCAAGGACGGCCGGCAGATCATCGTGGAGGCGAAGATCTCCGTCCTGAAAGATTCGGGAGGGAAGCAGCGCTCCGTCGTCAAGCTTCTGGACATTACGGACCGGAAAAAAGTGGAGGACAACCTTCGCCAGTCGGAGAACCTGTACCGCACGATCTTTGAAAACACGGGAACCGTCATGATGATTGCCGACGAGGACCGAAACATCATCCTGCTGAATGGTGAATTCGAGAGGGTCGCGGGCATCAAGCGGGAAGATGTCGTCGGGAAGATCCGGGGCGACGACCTGATCGAGAGCGCCGACCTGGAGCGCCTGATCGATCTCCAGCGCGAGCTTCTGGCGGATCCGGCCAAAGGGCCCTTTCACACGGAATTCGCCCTGAAGGACAGGACAGGCAGGATGCGGGACGTTTTTCTCGTCATTTCCGCCATTCCCGAAACCCGGCTCGTCGTCTGCTCCATTCTGGACATTACCGAGCGAAAGCAGGCGGTCAACGCGCTCCTGGAGAGGGAGAAAGCACTGCAGGACACGACCATGCGCCTGGAAGAGGTCAACGAGGCCCTGCGGGTCCTCCTGAAGCACAAACAGGAAAGCCAGGGAGAGGTGGAATCGAAGGTGCTCGCCAACGTCCGGGAACTGGTGCTTCCCTATGTAAAGAAGCTGCAGATCACGTCCCTGGACGGGCCGCAAAAGGCGTATGTGGACATCATCGAGACGAACCTGGAAGACATCATGTCGCCCTTCCTCCGGACCCTGACCTCTCAATACCTGAATTTTACCCCGAAGGAAATCCAGGTGGCGAATTATATCCGCAGCGGAAAAACAACCAAGGAAATCGCCAGAATCATGAGTGTCTCCCGGAGCGCCATCGACCTTCATCGGAACCATATCCGGGCAAAGCTGGGCCTGAACAAGAAGAAGGCCAACCTGCGCACCCATCTCGCCAGCTTGGCGTGACGGGGAACGGTCCCGGACGGACCGGTTTCCCGCGCATCATCGGGAATGCCTGCCGCCCGGGGCCGCTTCCCGCTCTGTTCCGCAGGTGTCCGATTGGAGGAATTCCGGCCGCATGTTCAAGAAACGGATTCCGGACAAGCCCCGGAGCTATGCCATTGCCGTGGAAGGGACACCCGGGGAGGCCTGCACCCTTTTCCTGTCGGGGCGGCTCGCGCTGGAAAACCTGGAGCCGCTTCTCGCGGGTGCGGAGACGTTTCTGGAGACCCACCGGCCGTCGTCCATTCGGGTGGACCTATCCAAAGTCGGTTATATGGACAGTGCCGGAGCCCTCTTCATCGGAAGGCTCCGGACGCTCGCCGCGGCCCGCTCCGCTCCACTGGAGCTTTCCGGTTTGGGGGAGGACGCCCGGCGGATCCTGTCCCTCGTGGAGGGCAAGTCCGCCCCTGCCGTGGCGGCGAAAGTGGAAAGGCCGGAGGGGTTCTTTCCGAAGGTTGCGGAGACGGCCGAGTCCCTGCTTTTGGGTTTCGCGGCTCTCATGACGTTTGTCGGGGAGGTCGTCCTGGCCCTGATCCACTCCCTGCTCCATCCCCGCACGGTGCGCTGGAACGCCGTCCTGTTCTTCATGAGACGGGCCGGCGTGGAGGGCCTGCCCGTGGTCGGGCTCATCAGCCTGCTTCTCGGCCTGATCATGGCCTTCATGGCGTCCCTTCAGCTGCGCCAGTTCGGTGCCAACATTTACGTGGCATCCCTGGTGTCGATTGCCATCGTGCGCGAGCTGGGGCCGATCATGACGGCCATTCTCGTGGCCGGCCGCTCCGGTTCGGCCTTCGCGGCGGAAATCGGCACCATGATGGTCAACGAGGAAGTGGATGCCCTGACGACCATGGGATTCGATCCGATCAAGTTCCTGGTGATCCCGAAGGTGATCGCCGCCCTCGTGGTCGTTCCCGTTCTGACCCTCTATGCGGACCTGCTGGGGGTGCTGGGCGGGATGATCGTCGGCGTGACGGGACTCGACATCACGGTCAACGCCTACATGACCCAGACGCTCAAGAGCATCCGGATCTTCGACATGAACGCCAGCATGTTCAAAGCCATGTGTTTTGCACTCCTGATTTCGGGCATCGTCTGCTACCGGGGCTTTCAGGTCCGGGGAGGGGCGGAGGCGGTCGGAGCGGCGGCGACGTCCGCCGTCGTGTCGGCCATTTTCCTGATTATCGTGGCGGATTCGGCCTTCGCGATCATGCTTCACTACATCAATCCGTAGGGGATGTGGAGACGGTTGACATGAACGATCCATCCACGGTACCCGTGAACGGGACCGAACCCGTCATCGAGGTCGAGGACCTGAAGGCCGCCTACGGGGATCACGTCGTCCTGGAGAACATCCGTTTCCGGGTGCAGGCCGGAGAGATCTTCGTCATCGTCGGGGGGAGCGGCTGCGGGAAATCGACCCTGCTGAAATACCTCATCGGACTTTATCAACCCGCGGCCGGCCGGGTCCGGGTCAACGGCGTAGACATTGCCCGAGCCGACGAGCGTACCATGAAGGAATTCAAGCGGCAGATCGGCGTTCTCTTCCAGTCGAGCGCCCTCATCGGCTCCATGACCCTGGCGGAGAACGTCGCCCTGCCGCTCCAGGAGCATACGGAACTGCCGCCGTCACTCATCGACGAGGTCGTGCGGATGAAGCTCTCCATGGTGAATCTGTCGGGTTACGAAGACTATCTGCCGGCGGAGCTGTCGGGGGGCATGAGAAAGCGGGCGGGCCTGGCCCGGGCCATGGCGCTGGACCCGACGATCCTGTTTTTCGACGAGATGTCAGCCGGCCTGGATCCCGTCACGGCGGTGGAACTGGACATGATGGTCAAAAGCATCAACGAAGGCATGGGAACGACCATGGTGGTCGTCACCCACGAGTTGGAATCGATCTTCAACATCGCGTCCCGGGCAATCATGCTCGACAAGGCCACCCGCGGAATCATCGCGGAGGGGCGCCCCCGGGATCTGCAGAAGGATAGATCCGACCCGCGGGTTTACAATTTCTTCAATCGCCTGAGCGGTTCTTCATAGGGAGGCAATCCATTCATGGCCAGAAGCAAGACTCCCAAGTTCCTGATCGGTCTGTTCATCACCCTGGGCGTGTCCATCGGCGTCGCCACGGTCATCTGGATCGGGGCGTCCAAGATCCTCCAGAAGGGGGATCTTTACGTGACGTATTTCGACGAGTCGGTCCAGGGGCTTTCGCCGGACTCCATGGTGAAGTACCGCGGCGTCGATGTCGGGCGGATCGACGACATCAACGTGGCCCCCGACCGGCGCCTCATCGAAGTGGTCATGAAGGTGGACCTGAAGCCCGCGGACGCAAAGGACACCGTGGCCCAGCTTAAATCCGCGGGGCTTACGGGCATTGTTTTCGTGGATCTCGATCGGGTGCCCGAGGGTGAACGGGTCGATACGCCGCGGATCAACTTCACGCCTCCCTATCCCCTCATCCCTTCCCAGGCCTCGGCGCAGAAACTGATCATGTCCGGCCTGGAGATGACCATCGCCAAAGTCAAGGAGATCGACCTGGCGGGCATCTCGAACGAGCTGAAGAGAGTGGAGCGGTCCATCAGCGAATTCTTCAGCGGATCCACGACCCACCGCATTCTCGAGAACCTGGAATCCACGTCGGCGCACATGAATCACACGCTGGACAAGGTGGACCAGCTCGTTGCCGAGGGTCACCTGGAGGGGGTTCTGGATGACGCGAAAACGTTGTTTCAGGAGACCAAGGACGCCATTGTGGAGGCGCGCGGCATGATTGAAGACGTGCGGGGAGAGCTCAAGGCGATGAAACTTGCGGAAACGGCCCGGCGGACCGAGGGCATGGTGACAGACCTGGACCGCAAGACCCGGCAGATCACGACGGACCTGACCCTGGCCGGAGAAAACATCCGTCAGGCCTCGGAAAACCTCGATGCTCTGCTCCAAAGGCTGGAAGCCAATCCGTCGGAGCTGCTCTTCGGGGAGCCGCCTCCGCCCCGGCGATACCGGTGAGGGAGGGATCGGAAGATGATGAACAGGATCAAGATGAGGCCGGGTGCCGGGAAGCCGGGAAAGGTTCGCGGAAAATGGACGGTCGCCCTGGCGGTCCTGCTCGCGGCGGGGCTCGTGGCGGGCTGCACCGGAGCGAAACCGGCCCTCCTGGTGGATCACTATTCACTCGAGTACGCCCCGCCGGCCTTCGAGGGGATGGCGCCCCTGGAGGAGGTCCTCAAGCTGGACCGTTTTTCAACCACGGAGGCCCTTCGGAGTCCTCTGATGATTTCCCGGCTGGAGCCCTACGTTTATTACGCGGATCCCTACCACCGCTGGCGGGTCAATCCCGCCGACCTGGCTACGGATTTCCTGGTCCGGGACCTTCGCAACGCGGGACTTTTCAAGGCCGTCTTCACCTGGCGGGATCCCGTGGATGCGAGATTTGAGATCAGAGGCGCCGTGGAGGAGTTTTCCGAGACCGGCGGCGCCGAGGGACGCCGGTCGCTCCTGGTGCTCCGGGTCACGCTGATGGACATGAGCAGGAGCGACATCCAGAACCGGGTCGTGTACCAGAAGAAGTACGAGGCGTCCCTTCCCGTGGAAGGCAGAGGCGCCGGAAGCCTGGCGGCCTCGATGAGCCGCTCCATGGCCCTCCTGTCCCGGCAGATCATCTCGGATGCCTATGTGGCGGTCCGAAAGAGTGCCGGAACCGGGATGCCTACGGATAAAATGCCCGCTGGCGAATGATACTGTTTCTTGTCATTTACTTCCTCGTTTACGGGGGAGTCCACGTCTATATTTTCCTGAAGCTGGTGCGGGCCTTCGCGCTGCCGGCGCCGGGGCAGTGGGTGCTCGGCGCTTTCCTGGCCGCCATGGTTCTGATTCCAATCGCGGTTCACTTTCTCGAAAGGATCGGGCAGGAAAGGGCGGCATGCCTCGCGGCATGGAGCGGCTATCTCTGGATGGGGGCGCTCTTCTTTGCCTTCTGCCTGTTTCTGACCATCGATGTCTGGAACGGGGCGGTACGGATTGGAGCGGCCGCAACGGGTGCGGATGGATCGGCCTGGAGGATCGGGGCCCGCCCTGCCGCCCTGCTGGCCCTGGGAGGGGCTGTTCTGCTCTCCGGCTACAGTGCCTGGGAGGCGACCCGTTTCCGGACCGAGCGGATCACGCTCGCCAGTGCCAGGATTTCCACTCCGGTCCGGATCGTCCAGATCTCGGATGTCCACGTCGGATTCATCATCGACACGGATTGCATCGGCCGCATCGTCGCGGCCGTCGAGGCGGAGCGGCCGGATCTCGTGGTGTCCACGGGTGACCTGGTGGACGGACAGATCGACAGCCTGGCGGGTCCCATGCAGCGGCTCCGGGATCTCAAGCCCCGCCTGGGCAAGTATGCCGTCACGGGAAACCATGAATATTACGCGGGCCTCGAACAGGCCCTGGCCTTTACGGAGGGGGCCGGTTTCACGGTCCTCCGGGGGGAGGGACGGGCCGCAGGAGGGGTCCTGAATCTGGCCGGCGTGGACGATGCAACGGGAATCCAGGCCGGTCTCGCACCGGCGGTCGACGAGCGGGCAATCCTGTCCGGTCTCGACAACCGGCTTTTCACCATCCTGCTCCGGCATCGCCCGGATGTGCGGTCCGAGACGGCCGGCCTGTTCGATCTGCAGTTATCGGGGCACACTCACAAGGGGCAGATCTTCCCCTTCAGCCTGCTTGTTAGAATGGTTTTTCCCCATCTCGCAGGGGACTACCGGCTGACCGGCGGAGGCCTTCTCCATGTGAGCCGGGGAACCGGGACCTGGGGTCCTCCCATGCGCTTTCTGGCCCCTCCGGAAATCACGGTCATCGATCTCGTGCCCCAGTCCGGGCAGGGAGGAACGCAGTGAACGAGCGTCCCGACCCGGCGGCGATCCAGAGCGTTTTCGGGGACATCCCGGGCCATCGCGCCATCGCCGGAATCATCCGCAGCCACTCGACAAACAGCCGGGACGTGCGGCACTATGCGCTGGAGGGGCTCGACCTGTCGAAATGCGGCGATATCCTCGAATTGGGGTGCGCTTTCGGCCCTTTCACCGAGACCCTGCAAGGCCGTGTTTCGCCGGCCGGCGTCGTCGTGGGTGTGGACATCGTGGAGGCCTACGATGAACCGTTCCTGGATGCCTGCCGCCGGGCGGGTCTCCGTGGACGGTTTCTCGCGGAGGGGGTCCCGGTGGTACGAAGCTTCCCTGAGGCGTCCTTCGATCTGGTCCTGTGTTCCTTCGCCCTGTACTTCTTCCCCGAGGTCATCCCCGAGGTGGCCCGGATCCTGCGGCCGGGCGGCCTGTTTGTCGTGATCACCCACGACCGGAACAATATGGGAGAACTGGCGGACCTGATTCGGGAGATCCTGGCGCGGGAGGGAGATCTCCCGGAAGGGCGGCTTCCCGTGGAGGCGATCGTCGCCCGGTTTTCCGCTGAAAACGGCGAGGCCCTCCTGGCCCCCTGGTTCGGGCGGATCGATGCGCTGGACTACCGGAACACCCTGGTTTTCCCTTCGTCGGACATCCCACAGATTCTCCGGTACATCCGTTTCAAGAGTCCCTTTCTCCTGACCGGGACGTCCCGCACCGTTCCCGATCTGATCCTCCTGCTGGAGCGGGAACTTCACCAGTGGATCCGGAACGCCGGGAGCATCCGCCTGTCCAAGAACGACCGGATCTTCCGCTGCCGCCTGCCGCAGCCCCGAAAGGACGGAGCATGAACAAGCCGCGAAGGCATTACTGCCATGTCTGCGGGGGAGGAATCGTCCGCGAGAAGGACGACGAGGGAAACGACAGGGATTTCTGCCGTCCCTGCGGCCGTTTTTTCTATGAGAACCCGCTTCCCGTCGTCTCGGCCATTGTAACGATGGACCGCTGGATCCTCTTTGTCCGGAGGGGAAAGCGTCCCTACCGGGGAATGTGGTGTCTTCCCACGGGATTCGCCGAATCGGGGGAGAGCATCGAGGAAGCGGTCCTCCGGGAGCTGGAGGAAGAAGCGGGGATCAAAGGGAGAATCGCGGGGCTGATCGACGTGGATTCCTATCGGAGCCGCTTTTACGGGGATCTTCTGTTCCTGACGTTCGAGGTGGAGCAGACGGGCGGCATCCTGCGGCCCGGCAGCGATACGACGGCGGTACGCTACTATCATCCGGGCGAACTGCCGCGGATCGCCTTCCCTTCGAACCGCAAGGCCATCAGAGCCTTTGTCCGGAGCAAGGCGGACTACTGGGCCATCGTCGATTCCTTCCGCCAGTCCGTCGGGGAGGAGCCGGTGGAGGGCCGCAGGAACCTGCTTTCCGACCGGCTCGTCGAGGTCATCGAAGAGAACGCCGAGTCGATCGCCCGCATCTGGATGAAGGAGGCCCTGACCAGCCGGTCCACTGCGGGGTATCATCTCTTCGGCCGGGAACGGCTTTTCGGAGACGTTCTCAATATCCTGTCCCGGTTCAGCGCCTGGCTGGGAGGAGCCCGCGGAGACACCGATGTGAAAGATTTCTTCTCGGCCCTGGGACGGCAGAGCAGGGGGGAGGGCGTGCCGCTCAGCCACGTCCTGAGCGCCCTCAGCCTCGTAAAGAAACACCTCTGGGAATTCGCCCTGTCGCGGGGGATGTGGCAGAAGACGCTGGATATCTACATGGCCCTGGAGCTGGACAGGCGGATCGTGATCTTCTTCGACCGCGCCGTGTTTTATGCGACGCAAGGGTACGAGGCGGGAGAGGACTAGTAGTCCCCGCTCTCGTGCCGTCGCCGCTCCTCTTCCAGCTCCTTTTCCTTACGCTCCGCCATGCAGGCGGCGCACCAGCGGGTGTACCCGCACCGGCCCTTGCAGTTCCAGAAGTCGTCTTCCGGTTCCGGGGCGGCGGCGGGTTCGGGAGGAGCCACTGGTTTGTCCGGATCGGGTGTATCCATAAGATGTCGCATCCCCTTCGGGCGGTTCTCCTTGGCGCACGGGCTCGCCCCGTGACGCGGCCTTCCCGGCGGATCCTCAGCCTTCCCGGTACAGCGCCTCAATGGCGTCCATGTGCTTCTTAAGGACCACCCGGCGCTTGAGCTTCATCGTCTGGGTGAGCATCCCGTTCTCCAGCGTGAAGTTTTCCGCCAGCAGAAGGAATTTTTTCGGGATCTCGTACCCTCCGTATTTACCCTTCAGGGCGCCGGTGATTTCGGCGGCGATGAAGGCCTTTGCCTCGGCACTCTCCGTGAGGCTTTTCCCGTCCGCCGGCAGCCCTTTCTGTTCCGCCCAGCGCTGCAGGGCCGGCAATTCCGGCACCACGAGGCAAACGTTGTAGGGCCGGTTTTCGCCGTAGATGACGCAGTTGGCCACCCAGGGCACCAGGCAGATGTCCTCCTCCAGGGCCGCGGGGAAGACGAATTTTCCGTTTTCCAGTTTGTACTGCTCCTTGATGCGCCCGGTGATGTAGAGGAAGCCGTCCTTGTCCAGGCGTCCGCGGTCGCCCGTCCGCAGTCCCCCGTCGGGCATCAGCACCTCCCGGGTGGCATCGGGCTTGTTGTGGTAGCCCTTCATGATGTTGGGCCCGTAGGCGATGATCTCGCCGTCCGTGGCCCCCGGCTCTACCACAGAGGAGTCGATGACGACCTTCACTTTGTTCACGGGCTGGCCCACGCTCCCGAAGCGGAAGGCGTAGGAGGCGTTCATGGTGATCGCCGGGGAGGTCTCCGTCATGCCGTAGCAGTCGTAGACGGGGATGCCGATGTCGTAGAAGAAGAAGGCGATTTCGACGTTCATGGCGGCGCTGGCGGTCATGGAGCCCTTCAGGCGGCCGCCCATCTTCTCGCGGATCTTGGAGAAGACGATCCTGTCGGCGATGGCGAACTTCAGGTTCGTCAGGAAGTCGGACTTGCCCTGCGCCGCCAGTTCGCGCTTTTTCTTCGCCGAGGACACACCCATGTCGAAAAGGGTCTTCGCGAGGCCGCCCTCCTCCCGCATCTTCGCCGTGATGCCGTCGTAGATGCGGTTGAAAACACGGGGAACCGCAACGAGCCAGGTCGGCTTCACCGTGGCAATGTCCTGGGCGATGGTGGCCGGGCTCTCCGCCAGGCCCATGCAGGCCCCCAGGTGGATCATGGCGTAGAGTTCCCCCGTCTGGCCGTAGGAGTGGGCCCAAGGGAGGATGGCCAGCGTCACATCCTTTTCGCCCAACTCGGGATACTTGGCGATGCCCGCCAGGACGTTACTGGTGAAGTTCCCGTGGGTCAGGAGGACCCCTTTCGGGTCCCCCGTCGTTCCGGAGGTGTAGATCAGGACGGCCACGTCTTCCGGTTTGGGCCGGACGGACGGAACGGGATTCTTTTCGCCGGCCCGCTCCAGGGCCTCCATGGTCCCCTCGCCTGTGCCCTCGATGAGATAGATGCTCTGCAGGGTCGAGATCTCGTTCGGGAAATTTCTGATCTTCTCGTAGATCTCGGGCTTGGATACGAACAGGACCTTCACCTGGCTGTCGGCGATGATGTACTTCCAGATGTGAATGAGCTCCGCCTCGTACATGGGAATGAAACGCCCTTCCAGGCCGTACGTCGCAAAGGCCGCCACGAACCACTCGACCCGGTTGTTGGCGATGAGCCCGACGGCGTCCCCCTTACCGATGCCGGCTTGGGCGAGGCCTCCCCGCAGGTTTTCCACCCGGCGGGCCACTTCGGCGTAGGTTACCCACTCATAGACCCCGTTTTTGTTTTTGGTCCCGAACATGCGGTTTCCCGCATGCTTCCCGATGCTCTCCTCAAAAAGCTCCACGAGGTTGTCCGGCTTGTCGTACTGATCCATGTCCCTCTCCTTGCATCCGTTATAATTGGTGATTGCGCTTCTCCCCCCGTCGCTCCGCATCACCTGTTCGGCTGTGAAACCGGTTTTTCGGGATCCTCTCCGAGAATACCACCGCCCCGGCTTCCGCCTTTTAACCGTTTCCCGCCGTTTTGACAATAAATTGTTCGTTCGGTAAAGAGCCTGTGATTTCAATCGGATACTGTTTTTGCCGCAGACTCTCCGGCCACGTATCCCGTGGAGAAGGCGGCCTGGAGGTTGTACCCTCCCGTGTCGGCGTCCAGGTCCAGGATCTCGCCGCAGAAGAAAAGTCCCTCCACGAGCCGGGAGGCCATGGTGCGGGGGTCCACTTCCTTAAGCGAGACCCCGCCG includes:
- a CDS encoding methyltransferase domain-containing protein yields the protein MNERPDPAAIQSVFGDIPGHRAIAGIIRSHSTNSRDVRHYALEGLDLSKCGDILELGCAFGPFTETLQGRVSPAGVVVGVDIVEAYDEPFLDACRRAGLRGRFLAEGVPVVRSFPEASFDLVLCSFALYFFPEVIPEVARILRPGGLFVVITHDRNNMGELADLIREILAREGDLPEGRLPVEAIVARFSAENGEALLAPWFGRIDALDYRNTLVFPSSDIPQILRYIRFKSPFLLTGTSRTVPDLILLLERELHQWIRNAGSIRLSKNDRIFRCRLPQPRKDGA
- a CDS encoding NUDIX hydrolase, which codes for MNKPRRHYCHVCGGGIVREKDDEGNDRDFCRPCGRFFYENPLPVVSAIVTMDRWILFVRRGKRPYRGMWCLPTGFAESGESIEEAVLRELEEEAGIKGRIAGLIDVDSYRSRFYGDLLFLTFEVEQTGGILRPGSDTTAVRYYHPGELPRIAFPSNRKAIRAFVRSKADYWAIVDSFRQSVGEEPVEGRRNLLSDRLVEVIEENAESIARIWMKEALTSRSTAGYHLFGRERLFGDVLNILSRFSAWLGGARGDTDVKDFFSALGRQSRGEGVPLSHVLSALSLVKKHLWEFALSRGMWQKTLDIYMALELDRRIVIFFDRAVFYATQGYEAGED
- a CDS encoding long-chain fatty acid--CoA ligase — protein: MDQYDKPDNLVELFEESIGKHAGNRMFGTKNKNGVYEWVTYAEVARRVENLRGGLAQAGIGKGDAVGLIANNRVEWFVAAFATYGLEGRFIPMYEAELIHIWKYIIADSQVKVLFVSKPEIYEKIRNFPNEISTLQSIYLIEGTGEGTMEALERAGEKNPVPSVRPKPEDVAVLIYTSGTTGDPKGVLLTHGNFTSNVLAGIAKYPELGEKDVTLAILPWAHSYGQTGELYAMIHLGACMGLAESPATIAQDIATVKPTWLVAVPRVFNRIYDGITAKMREEGGLAKTLFDMGVSSAKKKRELAAQGKSDFLTNLKFAIADRIVFSKIREKMGGRLKGSMTASAAMNVEIAFFFYDIGIPVYDCYGMTETSPAITMNASYAFRFGSVGQPVNKVKVVIDSSVVEPGATDGEIIAYGPNIMKGYHNKPDATREVLMPDGGLRTGDRGRLDKDGFLYITGRIKEQYKLENGKFVFPAALEEDICLVPWVANCVIYGENRPYNVCLVVPELPALQRWAEQKGLPADGKSLTESAEAKAFIAAEITGALKGKYGGYEIPKKFLLLAENFTLENGMLTQTMKLKRRVVLKKHMDAIEALYREG